From Pseudarthrobacter equi, a single genomic window includes:
- a CDS encoding BCCT family transporter codes for MAINSELTTPKPGRPEDDQDSIPAEDALTEPLPDTEEYDQILEELRQTKTEHAVSQRRNRKLTLDKATFGITGAIAVAFVLWGFFGKDSLAATSKDALDWVMEYTGWLFMVLASLFVVFVLWLAMGKFGNIPLGKDGEKPEFRTVSWIAMMFAAGMGIGLMFYGVAEPLYHFISPPPGTVDGRTPAAIQTAMATSIFHWTLHPWAMYAVVGIAMAYGTYRLGRKQLISAAFTSLFGIRTVEGPVGKFINILAIFATLFGTAASLGLGALQIGSGLTSNGWVGEVGTPALVAIVAILTACFVASAVSGISRGIQWLSNINMVLAVVLALIVFIAGPTLFILNLIPSAVGDYARDLAEMSSRTEAVGDEALRTWMSSWTIFYWAWWISWTPFVGMFIARISRGRTIRQFVTGVLLVPSVVSVIWFGIFGGAAFDVQQKADEAGQPGLMTVTDGVASIDFDGALFNLVKNLPMPGWLTAAVIVLAMVLVAIFFITGADSASLIMSSLSSNGASDPKRGLVIFWGALTGAVAAVMLLAGGDEPSEALSGLQRITIVAALPFVVVMLLLCFALAKDLRRDPLSLRRRLATSVVERAIRTGVEQHGGVQFDLVTRHEHSEKCAEGESCPGTGSSAVSSAEASKN; via the coding sequence ATGGCTATCAATAGTGAATTAACCACCCCTAAACCCGGGCGTCCCGAGGACGACCAGGACAGCATTCCCGCCGAGGACGCACTCACGGAACCCCTCCCGGACACCGAGGAGTACGACCAGATCCTCGAGGAACTGCGCCAGACCAAGACCGAACATGCGGTGTCCCAGCGCCGCAACCGCAAGCTCACCCTGGACAAGGCAACTTTCGGAATCACGGGCGCCATCGCCGTCGCCTTCGTGCTCTGGGGTTTCTTCGGCAAGGACAGCCTGGCCGCCACCTCCAAGGACGCCCTTGATTGGGTCATGGAGTACACGGGCTGGCTCTTCATGGTCCTCGCCTCCCTGTTTGTCGTCTTCGTCCTGTGGCTGGCCATGGGGAAGTTCGGCAACATCCCCCTCGGCAAGGACGGCGAAAAGCCCGAATTCCGCACCGTGTCCTGGATCGCCATGATGTTCGCGGCCGGCATGGGCATCGGCCTGATGTTCTACGGCGTCGCAGAGCCGCTCTACCACTTCATCTCGCCGCCACCCGGAACGGTTGACGGCCGCACACCCGCCGCCATCCAAACCGCCATGGCCACCTCGATCTTCCACTGGACCCTGCACCCCTGGGCCATGTACGCCGTGGTGGGCATTGCGATGGCCTACGGGACCTACCGGCTGGGCCGCAAGCAACTGATCTCCGCAGCGTTCACGTCACTGTTCGGCATCCGGACGGTTGAGGGACCGGTGGGCAAGTTCATCAACATCCTTGCCATCTTCGCCACGCTCTTCGGCACCGCCGCATCGCTGGGCCTGGGCGCCCTGCAGATCGGCAGCGGCCTCACCTCCAACGGCTGGGTGGGCGAAGTGGGAACCCCGGCACTGGTGGCCATCGTGGCCATCCTGACGGCATGCTTCGTGGCGTCCGCAGTCTCCGGCATCAGCCGCGGCATCCAGTGGCTGTCCAATATCAACATGGTCCTGGCCGTGGTCCTGGCGCTCATCGTGTTCATCGCCGGCCCCACCCTGTTCATCCTGAACCTCATCCCCTCGGCCGTGGGCGACTACGCCCGCGATCTGGCGGAGATGTCCTCCCGCACCGAGGCAGTTGGGGACGAGGCCCTGCGCACCTGGATGTCCAGTTGGACCATCTTCTACTGGGCCTGGTGGATCTCCTGGACGCCCTTCGTCGGCATGTTCATCGCCCGCATCAGCCGCGGCCGCACCATCCGGCAGTTCGTCACCGGCGTCCTCCTGGTTCCCAGCGTTGTCAGCGTGATCTGGTTCGGAATTTTCGGCGGGGCAGCATTCGATGTGCAGCAGAAAGCTGACGAGGCAGGCCAGCCCGGCCTGATGACCGTCACCGACGGCGTGGCTTCGATCGACTTTGACGGGGCACTGTTCAACCTGGTGAAGAACCTGCCGATGCCGGGCTGGCTGACAGCCGCGGTGATCGTGCTGGCGATGGTCCTCGTAGCCATCTTCTTCATCACGGGCGCGGATTCAGCCTCACTGATCATGTCCTCCCTCAGCTCCAACGGAGCCTCGGATCCCAAGCGCGGACTCGTGATCTTCTGGGGCGCCCTCACCGGCGCCGTGGCCGCGGTGATGCTGCTGGCCGGCGGCGATGAACCGTCCGAAGCGTTGTCAGGCCTGCAAAGGATCACCATTGTGGCGGCGCTGCCGTTCGTCGTGGTGATGCTGCTGCTGTGCTTCGCCCTCGCCAAGGACCTGCGGCGGGACCCGCTGTCGCTGCGCCGCCGCCTGGCGACGTCCGTCGTCGAACGCGCCATCCGCACCGGCGTCGAACAGCACGGCGGCGTCCAGTTCGACCTAGTGACCCGGCACGAACACAGCGAGAAGTGCGCGGAAGGGGAATCCTGCCCCGGCACGGGTTCCAGCGCTGTTTCCAGCGCCGAGGCCAGCAAGAACTAG
- a CDS encoding GntR family transcriptional regulator, protein MAIETLALAEDAARKSLADVAYESIRDRLLMLDIKPGDLLNDDALSKSLGVGRTPVREALKRLELDRLVVTYPRRGTFATRVDVTDLSFISEIRAQLEPLAASRAARVASPAVRANLKDILAEVEAFDVSAASVVETLQLDSRVHHSIYAAAANPHLEDILIRYDNLATRIWCMVVDRLPDLSVHVHEHLNLLRAVIDGDEDSAADLARVHVSGFERAVREALFSA, encoded by the coding sequence ATGGCAATTGAAACTTTGGCGCTCGCGGAAGATGCCGCCAGGAAATCGCTAGCGGACGTGGCCTACGAAAGCATCCGCGACAGGCTGCTGATGCTGGACATCAAGCCGGGCGACCTGCTTAACGACGATGCGCTGTCCAAATCACTGGGCGTGGGGCGGACGCCCGTTCGCGAGGCCCTCAAGCGGCTGGAACTGGACAGGCTGGTGGTGACCTACCCCCGGCGCGGCACCTTCGCCACCCGCGTGGATGTGACCGACCTTTCGTTCATCTCTGAGATCCGCGCGCAACTGGAGCCCTTGGCAGCTTCGCGCGCAGCGCGTGTTGCCTCGCCGGCCGTCCGGGCGAACCTCAAAGACATTTTGGCCGAGGTTGAGGCCTTCGATGTCAGCGCAGCCTCCGTGGTGGAAACCCTCCAGCTGGATTCCCGGGTCCACCACAGCATCTATGCGGCAGCCGCCAACCCGCACCTCGAAGACATCCTGATCCGCTACGACAACCTGGCAACGAGGATCTGGTGCATGGTGGTGGACCGCCTGCCGGACCTCTCGGTCCATGTGCATGAACACCTGAACCTGCTGCGGGCGGTCATCGACGGCGATGAGGACAGCGCGGCCGATCTGGCGCGCGTGCACGTCAGCGGGTTCGAGCGCGCCGTCCGTGAGGCATTGTTCAGCGCCTGA
- the uraD gene encoding 2-oxo-4-hydroxy-4-carboxy-5-ureidoimidazoline decarboxylase has translation MKLAEFNSADPSSAADTLKPCIDVTRWVDAVTAARPFDTREALLAFASGAANPFTPAEVEAAMAHHPRIGERPTAGTAEASMSRSEQAGVDPADAAAAEALARGNREYEEKFGRVFLIRAAGRTAPEILAALNSRLANTPAEEDTIVAQQLREIAVLRLEGLITE, from the coding sequence ATGAAGCTTGCCGAATTCAACAGCGCGGACCCCTCCTCCGCCGCAGACACCCTCAAGCCCTGCATCGATGTCACCCGCTGGGTGGATGCCGTCACCGCAGCCAGGCCCTTCGACACCAGGGAAGCCCTTTTGGCGTTCGCGTCCGGGGCCGCCAACCCCTTCACCCCCGCCGAGGTGGAGGCCGCCATGGCCCACCACCCCAGGATCGGGGAACGGCCGACGGCGGGTACAGCCGAGGCGTCCATGTCCCGCTCCGAGCAGGCCGGCGTGGATCCCGCGGACGCCGCGGCGGCGGAGGCGCTGGCCCGCGGCAACCGGGAGTACGAGGAAAAGTTCGGCCGGGTGTTCCTTATCCGCGCCGCCGGCCGTACCGCGCCGGAAATCCTTGCGGCACTCAACAGCCGGCTCGCCAACACCCCCGCAGAGGAAGACACCATCGTGGCCCAGCAGCTGCGCGAAATCGCCGTACTCCGGCTCGAAGGACTGATCACCGAATGA
- a CDS encoding IclR family transcriptional regulator: protein MASNNHPEPDADAESGPSGGVQSVERALAVLEILAREGQAGVSEIAEEMGIHKSTVSRLMGSLVSRDMVQQNSDRGKYQLGFGILRLASVIPGRLSLVHEARPVLEGLAAEFKETVNLAVLRSNYAVNVDQAMGPSTLATYDWVGSLTPLHATSSGKILLAALATEERDRILKETGLPARTSRTVTNRQELDRQLLEAGNKGYAVVREEFEIGLNAIAVPVLNHQGNVVGSISISGPAFRFDPEKIPGLVEALREAGLQISANMGYSRR from the coding sequence ATGGCTTCGAACAACCACCCCGAACCCGACGCGGACGCCGAAAGCGGCCCGTCCGGCGGGGTGCAGTCCGTGGAGCGCGCCCTCGCGGTCCTGGAAATCCTGGCACGTGAAGGCCAGGCCGGAGTCAGTGAAATTGCCGAGGAAATGGGCATCCACAAGTCCACGGTGTCCCGGCTGATGGGATCCCTGGTCAGCCGGGACATGGTCCAGCAGAACAGCGACCGCGGAAAATACCAGCTGGGATTCGGCATCCTCCGACTCGCCAGCGTCATCCCCGGCCGGCTCAGCCTGGTCCACGAGGCACGGCCAGTCCTGGAGGGCCTCGCGGCCGAGTTCAAGGAGACGGTCAACCTGGCTGTACTGCGCTCCAACTACGCGGTCAACGTGGACCAGGCCATGGGACCCTCCACGCTGGCCACCTACGACTGGGTGGGCAGCCTGACCCCGCTGCACGCCACGTCCAGCGGAAAGATCCTCCTGGCCGCACTGGCTACGGAGGAACGCGACAGGATCCTGAAGGAGACCGGCCTCCCGGCCCGCACGTCCCGCACCGTCACCAACCGGCAGGAACTGGACCGCCAGCTGCTGGAAGCCGGCAACAAGGGTTACGCGGTGGTCCGCGAAGAGTTCGAGATCGGCCTGAACGCCATAGCGGTGCCGGTGCTCAACCACCAGGGCAACGTGGTGGGCTCCATCAGCATTTCCGGTCCGGCCTTCCGCTTCGACCCGGAAAAGATTCCGGGCCTGGTGGAGGCACTCCGGGAGGCAGGCCTCCAGATCAGCGCCAACATGGGGTACTCCAGGCGCTAA
- a CDS encoding GAF domain-containing sensor histidine kinase, whose product MQTLTDQDAGRDLGLQEYGLLPAHEGTIPILIDRQAQGALDNLVRVAASLCGVPYGVVNIITSDQQLQIAASGTAAGICSREDSMCASVFLDPGTTVVRDASLDPRFAANPFVTGEIADVRFYASVPLRTSNGLVLGSLCVFSDQAELPTPEQIDLVEVLAQQVVELLELQHRTLQLDHALVELRRSNAMLSEFAGRVSHDLRAPLTTILGYVELAEDDPGMAPDHPAAEYLGLIGTGGRRMLGTLEDVLNYARADGELHLERVSLLAVTAEAAQDLGVDLGLGSGFLCEDAELTADRQQLRTLIQNLLANSLNYREPGRGLEVAITATTCPGGVTVHVADNGKGIRPADRGRAVEPLVRLHRPGDGPGTGLGLATCQRIAQSHGGELSISETPGGGATVSVLFPAAQ is encoded by the coding sequence ATGCAGACGCTGACCGATCAGGACGCCGGACGCGATCTTGGCCTGCAGGAATACGGATTACTGCCGGCCCACGAGGGGACTATCCCCATACTTATTGACCGCCAGGCGCAGGGCGCCCTCGACAACCTGGTCCGCGTGGCGGCATCACTGTGCGGGGTGCCGTACGGCGTGGTCAACATCATCACCTCGGACCAGCAGCTGCAGATTGCGGCGTCCGGGACCGCGGCCGGCATCTGCTCGCGCGAGGACTCCATGTGCGCCTCCGTGTTCCTGGATCCAGGAACCACTGTGGTGCGGGACGCTTCCCTGGACCCGCGCTTTGCCGCCAACCCGTTCGTCACGGGGGAAATCGCGGATGTCCGCTTCTACGCCTCCGTGCCGCTGCGAACGTCTAATGGCCTGGTGCTGGGTTCGCTGTGCGTCTTTTCGGACCAGGCCGAACTCCCCACGCCGGAGCAGATAGACCTGGTGGAGGTGCTGGCCCAGCAGGTGGTGGAACTCCTCGAACTCCAGCACCGGACGCTCCAGCTTGACCATGCCCTGGTGGAGCTGCGTCGCAGCAACGCCATGCTGTCCGAGTTCGCCGGCCGCGTGAGCCATGACCTCCGCGCTCCGCTGACCACCATCCTGGGCTACGTTGAGCTGGCCGAGGACGATCCCGGCATGGCCCCGGACCACCCGGCAGCCGAATACCTGGGACTGATCGGAACGGGCGGCCGGCGCATGCTGGGAACCCTCGAAGACGTGCTCAACTACGCCCGCGCGGATGGGGAGCTGCATCTGGAGCGGGTGTCCCTGCTGGCCGTCACGGCAGAAGCGGCCCAGGACCTCGGGGTGGACCTGGGGCTGGGCAGCGGTTTCCTGTGCGAGGATGCGGAACTCACCGCCGACCGCCAGCAGCTGCGCACCCTGATCCAGAACCTGCTGGCCAACTCGCTGAACTACCGGGAGCCCGGGCGGGGCCTGGAAGTGGCCATCACCGCCACCACCTGCCCTGGCGGCGTCACCGTCCATGTGGCGGACAACGGCAAAGGCATCAGGCCGGCGGACCGGGGACGGGCGGTGGAACCGCTGGTCCGGCTTCACCGGCCCGGCGACGGCCCGGGAACAGGCCTGGGCCTGGCTACCTGCCAGCGGATTGCCCAGTCACACGGAGGCGAACTGAGCATCAGTGAAACTCCAGGCGGTGGAGCCACCGTCTCAGTGCTGTTCCCCGCCGCGCAGTAG
- the uraH gene encoding hydroxyisourate hydrolase yields the protein MSVSHVTTHILDTGAGRPAAGVAVVLSKNDAGTWRELAASTTDADGRAKDLGPEQLEPGHYKLNFDTGTYYAGLQTATFFPEVDLVFEVSGPEHYHVPLLLSPFAYSTYRGS from the coding sequence ATGAGCGTCTCCCACGTCACCACCCACATCCTCGACACCGGTGCCGGGCGCCCGGCGGCGGGCGTCGCCGTCGTCCTTTCGAAGAACGACGCCGGCACCTGGCGTGAGCTCGCCGCCTCCACTACCGATGCGGACGGCCGCGCGAAGGACCTTGGCCCCGAGCAGCTGGAACCGGGCCACTACAAGCTGAACTTTGACACCGGCACGTATTACGCCGGCCTGCAGACCGCCACTTTCTTCCCCGAAGTGGACCTGGTTTTCGAAGTATCGGGCCCTGAGCACTACCACGTCCCGCTGCTGCTGAGCCCGTTCGCCTACTCCACCTACCGGGGCAGCTAG
- a CDS encoding ATP-binding protein, with the protein MTEVLASRSFRGLATEDAINDVHNDMDSLWLDVPFVNDMDQMTFTTAVIESASNIVQHAEPAGADPVELGVDITVEPLLLQARVSAYNAKPPFGPMEPATPGEDAESGRGLALIQALVTTVTFERQDGTSTWVLSRTSSQD; encoded by the coding sequence ATGACTGAAGTGCTCGCCTCGCGCAGCTTCCGCGGGCTCGCCACCGAAGACGCCATCAACGATGTCCACAACGACATGGACAGCCTGTGGCTCGATGTGCCGTTCGTGAATGACATGGACCAGATGACGTTCACCACGGCGGTGATCGAGTCAGCGTCCAACATCGTCCAGCACGCCGAACCGGCGGGCGCGGATCCGGTGGAACTCGGCGTGGACATCACCGTGGAGCCGCTGCTGCTCCAGGCCCGCGTGAGCGCCTACAACGCCAAGCCGCCCTTCGGCCCCATGGAACCGGCAACGCCCGGCGAGGATGCCGAGTCCGGCCGCGGGCTTGCCCTGATCCAGGCCCTGGTGACCACCGTGACGTTCGAACGGCAGGACGGCACCAGCACCTGGGTCCTGTCCCGCACGTCTTCCCAGGACTGA
- a CDS encoding glycosyltransferase family 2 protein — translation MTRFWTRVVVVLTVITGVNYIAWRWMASLNWEAWWIALPLVIAETYSLIDVMLFGMTVWNLKIRKGAPEPPADATVDVFITTYNEDLDMVLTTALAAQRIRHPHSTWILDDGARPEMKALAERHGLGYVTRSEDWTKDLPRHAKAGNLNNALMQTDGEFLLILDADQIPEPDILEKTLGYFNNSKVALVQTPQYFSNVPADDPLGSQAPLFYGPIQQGKDGWNAAFFCGSNAILRREALMQLGLVGYVKETEKSIRRALAASRQAIRQARKSTDMDSLVAQVLDEVEAATVEAQQELDSGMALSEITYRVRRRVDTAVQTLVQADVEALQSDLEEIAAMELAHVGEAGVPVVADDAVQRMSARDWSPLGALESVQAVLDALSVERNDEAQPIMPLATISVTEDMATAMRMHAMGWQSVYHHEILAYGLAPEDLKTMLTQRLRWAQGTIQVLLRENPLVQKGLKIGQRLMYFATMWTYLSGFAAVIYFAAPIIYLLLGILPVTSLSWDFFIRFIPFMVVNQLLFAVAGRGIPTWRGQQYSLALFPTWIKACTTAARNVWFGRPLGFAVTPKARQSGGPSWSLIQPQIVVSILLAVAAVVGIVRLATGLAEPLGTLVNVAWVIFDLVVMSILVRAVLYKGFEPPAESAEPTQSERNPDGV, via the coding sequence ATGACCCGGTTCTGGACCCGCGTGGTGGTGGTGCTGACCGTTATCACCGGCGTGAACTACATCGCCTGGCGGTGGATGGCCTCCCTGAACTGGGAAGCCTGGTGGATCGCCCTGCCGCTGGTCATCGCCGAAACGTACAGTCTCATCGACGTGATGCTGTTCGGCATGACGGTGTGGAACCTGAAGATCCGCAAGGGCGCCCCGGAGCCACCGGCCGATGCCACGGTGGACGTCTTCATCACCACGTATAACGAGGACCTTGACATGGTGCTCACCACGGCGCTGGCGGCCCAGCGGATCCGGCATCCGCACAGCACCTGGATCCTCGACGACGGCGCCCGCCCCGAGATGAAGGCACTCGCCGAACGGCACGGGCTGGGTTATGTGACCCGCAGCGAGGACTGGACCAAAGACCTGCCCCGCCACGCCAAGGCGGGGAACCTGAACAATGCGCTGATGCAGACCGACGGCGAGTTCCTGCTGATCCTGGATGCGGACCAGATCCCCGAACCGGACATCCTGGAAAAGACGCTGGGCTACTTCAACAACAGCAAGGTGGCGCTGGTCCAGACCCCGCAGTACTTCAGCAACGTCCCGGCCGACGACCCCCTGGGCAGCCAGGCCCCGCTGTTCTACGGCCCCATCCAGCAGGGCAAGGACGGCTGGAACGCTGCCTTCTTCTGCGGCTCCAACGCCATCCTGCGCCGCGAAGCGCTGATGCAGCTGGGCCTGGTGGGCTACGTGAAGGAGACCGAGAAGAGCATCCGCCGCGCGCTGGCAGCCTCCCGGCAGGCCATCCGGCAGGCGCGCAAGTCCACGGACATGGACTCGCTGGTGGCGCAGGTGCTGGACGAGGTGGAAGCCGCCACTGTTGAAGCGCAGCAGGAACTGGACTCCGGCATGGCGCTCAGCGAGATCACCTACCGGGTGCGCCGCCGCGTGGACACCGCCGTCCAGACCCTGGTGCAGGCAGACGTCGAGGCACTGCAGTCGGACCTCGAGGAAATCGCGGCCATGGAACTCGCCCACGTTGGCGAGGCCGGCGTTCCGGTGGTGGCCGACGACGCTGTGCAGCGCATGTCCGCCCGCGACTGGTCCCCGCTGGGCGCCCTCGAATCGGTCCAGGCCGTCCTGGATGCGCTCTCGGTGGAACGCAACGACGAAGCCCAGCCGATCATGCCGCTGGCCACCATTTCGGTCACCGAGGACATGGCCACCGCCATGCGCATGCACGCCATGGGCTGGCAGAGCGTCTACCACCACGAGATCCTGGCGTACGGCCTGGCGCCGGAGGACCTGAAGACCATGCTCACCCAGCGGCTCCGCTGGGCCCAGGGCACCATCCAGGTGCTGCTCCGGGAGAACCCGCTGGTGCAGAAGGGCCTGAAAATCGGCCAGCGGCTGATGTACTTCGCCACCATGTGGACCTACCTGAGCGGCTTCGCGGCGGTTATCTACTTCGCAGCCCCCATCATCTACCTGCTGCTGGGCATCCTGCCCGTCACCAGCCTCAGCTGGGACTTCTTCATCCGGTTCATTCCGTTCATGGTGGTCAACCAGCTGCTGTTCGCGGTGGCCGGCCGCGGCATTCCCACGTGGCGCGGCCAGCAGTACAGCCTCGCCCTGTTCCCCACGTGGATCAAGGCGTGTACGACGGCGGCCCGCAACGTCTGGTTCGGCCGTCCCCTGGGGTTCGCGGTGACGCCCAAGGCGCGCCAAAGCGGCGGACCCAGCTGGAGCCTGATCCAGCCCCAGATCGTGGTGTCCATCCTGCTGGCCGTGGCCGCCGTCGTCGGAATTGTCCGCCTGGCCACCGGCCTGGCAGAACCGCTGGGCACCCTGGTGAACGTGGCCTGGGTGATCTTCGACCTGGTGGTCATGTCCATCCTGGTCCGCGCCGTGCTCTACAAGGGCTTTGAACCGCCCGCAGAATCCGCAGAACCAACACAATCCGAGAGGAATCCCGATGGAGTTTAG
- a CDS encoding STAS domain-containing protein, translated as MEFSYEVKDSYAEVKADGRLNMVSAPKLREFVTDVIAGGSNRIVVNLENTAFMDSSGLGALIGCLKAARQAGGDLRIAAVQPQVKMVLQLTSMDKVLTAYPSVEEAFGND; from the coding sequence ATGGAGTTTAGCTATGAGGTCAAGGACTCATATGCCGAGGTCAAGGCGGACGGGCGGCTGAACATGGTGTCCGCGCCCAAGCTCCGCGAGTTCGTCACGGACGTGATCGCCGGCGGGTCCAACCGGATCGTGGTCAACCTGGAGAACACCGCCTTCATGGATTCGTCCGGGCTGGGCGCCCTCATTGGCTGCCTGAAGGCTGCGCGGCAGGCCGGCGGGGACCTGCGGATCGCGGCAGTCCAGCCGCAGGTGAAGATGGTCCTGCAGCTCACCAGCATGGACAAGGTCCTCACGGCCTACCCGTCGGTCGAAGAGGCGTTCGGCAATGACTGA